TATTACGCACCTCGCGCAGGAAAAAGACACCCGCGTTCAAAGCCTGTCGCTGCGTCCCCGCCGCCACGCCTTCCTCCACCGCCCGCGTAAAAGGCTATGTGCGCGTAGTCTCACGTGACTTCGCCTCACGCGGTCACGCGACACCGATGCGCTGCGAAATAATGCTTCAACTGTCTCTTCAAAAACTTTCGTCCACCACCACTTTTTAAAAAGCGTTCTCTTCCCTGAGCATCTTCCCGGATAGTATACGCCTCATAATAAATGAGCTTCCAAGGTCTTCGAAAAGAAGTCGCTTTTGCTTCACCAGTATTATACCCATTCGAAAAAAGTTTGGTCCTAATAGATATGTCTTTTGTAACCTCGGTTCTCGGAACCGGGGCGATGCCGATCACCCCCCGAAACAAAGTTTCGAGGCTAGGCAAAGGCCAATCTTATAGATCATATATTCTTAGAAGTGGTATTATGCTCAAATAGACGGCAACGCAAATTGCCAGTATAACCGATGTAAAGCCCCTGATCGAGTTGAGACTGCAGCACGTAAACATAGAACATAACCGATCATCCCTAAAAGAATAACCGCCGCCTGCCACGTGAGCTCTGCTCTTTACGTGGTGAGGCGAAGCCTTTTTACGCCCCCAATACCTCAGCCCAACGAGGAAAATGTATGGTTTTCATAACAAATTTACTAGTGCTCAAACATTTACTTACTAGCAAGCGAAAACTCATTGAGTGCACGAATCGCCGGAAACGGGACATCGACTTACAGCATCCCAACTTACACAATTCACCTACATACAGCAACTTACAACTCGATCGAGTAGCGTAAGTCCTTTTTCATAAAAAGTGTTATCATTCACTCAAAGACATAACTATCGAAATCGAGCAAACGACCGACAAATCACTGCATTTCATCAAACGAAGTAAACCATGGACCAAAAACGCTCTATTCCGCTAAAACACTGACCTTGCAGAGGAAATGGCACTACAAATCCTCAAAACCTGAGTGCACGAATCGCCGGAGTTGATAACTATCCATAAATTCGACAACAAATCCACTAGATACTATAAATCAAATACTTATACATCAAAACAAACAGTTACTGTGGGATTCATCAAAAAGTGTTATCATTCACTCAGATTCAAAAACCACCGCTGAGTGCACGAATCGCCGGAAACAAAATCTTGATATTACACATAATTTTGACTTACCTACTGACTATTCAGTCAACCGCAATCCCCCGACAGAACTAAAGCCTCAGTCATACAAATCAAACGGTTCCATCGAAAAACACCTCACAATCAAACAAAACACCAACCCGAGTTATCATTCACTCAGTGAATGATATAACACTGATAGATGAAATTAATTATCCCAATACTGTTTCTAGCTTCAGTCGTAGTGGCGATGTCGAGCGAAGACCCGTTTGATTCCGAAGCCCATCGCACCCAAGCAGCAGTTTTGAAACTATTGGAGATTCAAGACGAAAAAGAATTGTCAGTAGCGATTGAACAAGGGATCGCTGAACACGGACCTAATTTCATATCCCAGAAATTCTATTGGATCGAGGACCATCTGCGTGGAGCATTTAAGCTACTCGCCATGGAGAAAGAAGAATGGAAGAAATTTTCACAGCTTTTTCTGAATTACGAGCAACTGAAAGAATCTACCCCTAGTGAAAAATGGATAGGTGCTGTGCTTAACGGTGAGCCACTCGAAGGAGTTGATTCATTTTTGAGAGCAGAAGGGAAGTATAGCTACCGTATCGATGAGATTTGGATGAATCGAAACCGCGACAAGATTGTCGTTTTTTATGACCAGCGCCCCGTCGCCCATCTCGGCCATTCATGGGGTCACCTCCTCCTTCTAAAACACAACGGATCATGGGTCATTGCTCGTGACTTCACCGAAGGGACGGTCATTGGCCTGTAAAATGAAAGATCTATCCAGTCGCACCTATCAACTCCTTTCGCGCTCCGCGCTTCAGTCGCGATAGTGTTCTACGATATATAAAAAAAATAAGATTCGATGCGTTAGGGGAAGTCTGATTATTTTGAGGGAAAGAGAAAAAGGAAATCGATCATGCTGAAAGAATATCCCCAGTCAGACTTAGCCGAGTCGGCTTGAAAAAGGAAAACAAAAGACTAAACCCAAACAGCCACAAGCGATCATAAAGCATGCCATTCAGAACCACTACCCCACCACTTCCAGTCGGATATATCCAGACGAGTGGTCAACTCCGTTCGTGCCTCACTTCGTGAGCACTCTCCACGTTCAGTAAATAAATATGAATGCTCACCATCCAAAGTCCAATCTGGCAAGAGCTTGGTCGTTAGTGAAACAATTCCTGACCATAAAAGCACTATTTCTATTCCTATTACAATTTCTCGTGTGGGTGAAAGTGTTATACCGATGGCTTCTGGAAAGAAGCATCCTATTTGAAGGAATAGCAATCCTGCTAGCGTTTGAATTGCTCGTGCTGGTAGTGATCCTTTCGTGGCGTATGAAAAGAGAAAATAAGCAGCAGGGAGAAGAAATAAATCGGTTAAAACCATATGAAAAAGAAGCTGAGGATAAAGAACATCAAGAAAGACTGAAGTATGATAAAAAATACATGAAAGAGACCGAGCCTGAGTTATACAGGGCGTTAGGAAACAAGGACTGAACCAGTCGGATCACTCAATGAGGTTCGCTGAAGCTCACTCACGAGTGTCCTCTACGTTCTGAAATAATTATGAAACAAAATTGGATTATACCCCTGATTGCTGCGACTCTCTTGATGGTTGGCTGCGATAATAACAAAACGGAAATCCTCAGCACGAGTGAGCTTGCGCGGGGGCTCAATTTGATCGTAGCTCAGCTAGAACTCCCAAAGGAGTCTCAGGAGAATCGGGAGCAATATTTCATTCTGCACGAAACCTCTGAAGGGCGCGATTCCTGGGGGACAGCCTTTAGGTCTCCACAGCCTGGAGGCACTGTAAAGCTTCTTGGAGACCCATACTCCAAATTGTTGACTATCCTTTTAAATGACGGCAGTTCGAGAAAACTTGGTCTCATGGAAAACAAAATGTATGAATGTAATGATGGATGGCCAGTGGGACACATTCAGGTTGGACATTATGTTGTCATATATGCTGATTCGCAGGAAGGGTTATTGGCGGCGCAGCCAAATTTTGCATCATTCTATGATGAAGAGCAGCAAAGAAAAGCTGAAGCTTCCAAATGGTATCGTATTTCTTTTGTTGCTGCATCCGACGTTCCTGAGGATGCCCCAGATTACGTCCATCAAGTAATCCAGCAATTAATCCAGCACTCAAACCAGAACTAGGCAGGATAGGACAATTCCGTTCGTGCCTCACTCCATGCCTACCTTTGACGTTGGGGAAATGAATTAATGAAAGAAATAACTAAAAAAGATAAGCTTATTGCAGCTGAATACGAAAAGGCAGCCCCGAACCAATTCGGAAACCTCCACGAGAGAATGAAATACTTGCTCTCATTGATTGAAAACATTGAAGAGGAAAGTCCTAATGCAGATGTAAAGTGGGCGGCTTACGATTTGGAAACAGAAATAAAGTATCACTCTCCTGCGAATCCACCATTCGGAACACGTGTTGGATACAAAAGCCCAGATATACGCTAAAACCCCAACCAGGCGAGAGTGGACAACTCCGTTACGCGCTTCGCGCTTCACTCCGTGCCACCTCTTCACGTTCCCAGAAAAAATAAAAATGAAAAGAGCATTCAAATTAGCAGGAATCAGCCTATTCGTCTGGGGCGTCACTTTAGTTCCCGTTTACATTGTAGCCACCTTTATAGTGAATTCGATGAACCCTGAGGCAGTCGAATTTCGACAGGGAAAAACCACCAGTATCAGTTCGCCCAGAATGTTGATCTACAGCACGCAGAAAAGTGAATTTATGAAGCTTGCGATGATTACATCTCTAGTAATTTCTCAGACAGCAGTAGTTGCCAGCGTCTTCAGTAAACAAGATGAGAGCAAGTGGTAGCACCTCAATATTCGGTTGGGAACCAGTAGGCATGAGAAGGCGTAGCGCGTAAGCTTCAAAAGTGGAGCTCAATCGCATAGAACTACGCCACTATGAATACAGCAAAAAACACCCATACCATCGGCATCGACCTCGGCGACAAGAGCCACGAAACTTGCACTCTAAACGCAGAGGGCGAGATTATCGAACGAACAACACTGCTCAACAACCAGCCCGAGCTAATCCGTTTCAGCAAAGCCAACCGAGGCGCCACTCTCATCATGGAGGCCGGTTGCCATTCACCATGGATTAGCCGTCTGTTTAACCAGCGCGGCCACGAGGTAGTCGTCGCCAATCCACGCAAGGTCCGGGCGATCTACCAGACCGACAACAAAAACGATGAGCGTGACGCGCTGCTGCTGGCTCGCATTGGACGTTTTGACCGCAACCTACTCTACGGCATCGAACACAAGAGCGAGGCGCACCAAAGAGCGCTGAAGATCATTGAAGCACGCGATGCCCTGGTGACCGCACGCGTCAAACTGGTCAACCATGTGCGCGGCTCTCTCAAAAGCCTAGGCATCTTCCTACCATCCGGTTGCAGCACGGAGGCCTTTGCCCGTAAGGCCACGGAGCATCTTGAAGCCGCGGATTACGCACTCGTTGCACCGGTCATCGAAAGCATCGGCCATCTGAGTGAACTCATTAAAGCCGAAGACAAGCACATCGATACCATGATCGCCGAGGACTACCCTGTGGCCCAGAAGCTATTGACGATCCCCGGAGTCGGCCCAATCACAGCGCTATCCTTTGTCTTAATTATCGGCTCGCCAGACCGCTTTGCGACAGCACGGGATGTCGGCCCGTTTCTTGGACTCGTCCCTGGGCGTGATCAATCCGGCGACGTCGATAAACCCATGCGCATCACCAAGGCAGGCAACCGCATGATGCGACGATTACTCGTTAGCTGTGCTCAATACACGCTCGGACACTTTGGGCCACCCAGCGCGCTCAAAGAAGCCGGAGAGCGCAAAGCGAATAGCGGAGCAAAGATCGCGAAGAAGAAAGCCGTCGTCATGACGGCCCGCAAATTAGCAGTGATGATGCTCGCACTCTGGAAAGATCCGAACTCCGAATACGAACCCTTCCCAACCAAGAGCAGCCAGCAACGAACAATCGCCGCTTAAGATGAATTTTGAGACCATTCCCATGTCCCGTCCGGATGACTGCGGAGCTCCGTCAGCTTCAAGCCAAACCATGGCGATTACAATGAAAGCGAGAACCAGTTAGCAGCTCCGAGACAGGACACCCACAAGCACCGAGCCTGGTAAGCTCACAAAAAAGAGTGCGTATGGAAGTCTGACATAGGGAATCCGTCTCGACATCCTCTCAAACATACATCATCAAAGAGTAACAAAATTGAAATTTTCACATTAAATATAAACCCCTTCTCATGGAAGTCGATACAGCGAATGCGAGTTCACGCGCCAGTGTTAATCTGAATCAGTCGGCTCGCATCCGCTGATCTCTACGATATCCAGAGAAGAAATAAATTTAAATTGAGGGTTTGAATGAAGGCCAATTTGAGGCATCTCAAACGATCCAAAAGAATTGAAAAAAAGAAGAATTGGCGATTGGCGAGTTCGACCCTATCGGTTGGACTGAAAGGGATATCCAGTCAGAGCTGGTCAATCCCATTTACGCCGCCGGGTATTCGACAACCACTTAAACTACTAAATTCACAGGCTGGGATCGCCAGTCTTCTACGTTCTATAAATTAATTAACACATGATCGAATTCTTCATAACTGATTATCGAGCATCCAGATGGGAATTCTGGAGGTTTCATTACAAATTTGCACTATTCGCAGTAATCGGTGAATTCATCGCACTATCCGTGAGAAATAATTACTTATCGTATGCATTTTTCATAATAGTGGGAATATTGTCAATTCGTTCAATAGTTATGCAAGCACAGCGATGGCACGATTTAAACAAATCAGCCTGGTGGGTTTTCATCAATTTAATACCCCTATTGGGAAACATTTGGTCCCTATATCATCTAGGATTCATTTGCGGAACCAAAGGAGAAAACGAATATGGCGATGATCCACGCTATGCCCCGCCCAGATTGTTAAATCCTGACAGCAGAGCTACGCCGCAAGATTTTTGGTTTTACGCAGTCATCCCTATGGTGATTCTCATCGCAATCTCCAGCTTTCCTTTCTATCTCTATCATGTATCTATTGTAGACCACGAATTCATACTAAAGATCTCCTATCTATTACTATTCCCAATTGCGATTGTCACGCAAATCAGAAGATTACATGATCGAGATAAGAGCGGATGGTGGATACTCCTAAATTTAATTCCTCTAGTAGGCCCGATATGGCTAGTTGTAGAATTAGGTTTTTTGAAAGGCACTGAGAATGAGAATCCATATGGAGAAGCTGAGCTCGACTCCAAAGGTATTGGAATCCCTCTAGCAGTTTTAATCGTAATAGGCGTGAGCCTTCCAATTCTTTACATGTTTGGCCATTCTTCTGTGAAGATGAAAAGAATTAAATCTGCAAGAGCGTATGTTGAAAGGGTAATGGCCGATCTTGATGGCATAGCTGAATTTGAACTTATACACGTCGCTACATCTATACGATTGAATGGATCTATCTTTATACGAGGGTCAATTGAAGAACGCTACATGGATAAGCTTAAATCAACAGTCTACACTGATAAAACAACGCCTGAAATATTGTGGGGAGTGGAAGCCATGGACTTAAACGGCTGGAAGAGGCGTAAACAAACAAGAGAACTAATGAAGCAGAACTAGGCGATGGTGGACAATTCCGCTCGTGCCTCACTCCATGCCACATCTTAACGTTCTCAAAAATAAAATCCATGGCATTCTACTTCGTAATAGTTCTGACAGTTGTTGTTGCATGGCTAGCGATCAACAAAATCGAGAATTACACCCAGAGAGCAATAGCCGGGCTGTTTCTGTTCGGCCTAGCATTCTTCGTCTACGATCTAGGCAAGACTGTCTCCCATGGATACGAGATCGGATTCTATCAAAATGGGATCATCAATATAAAAGAAATAATTGAAGAAGAAGCTGCTTTTGCATTGATTAAACCATTGGAGGAGTTTGAAGAAAATACATATTCAGATCACGCTTATGCCTCATATACTTCAGCTTTAGAACTCAGCCAAACCACCTCTGAGATCATTAAAAAAATAAAATCAGACGGAGCTGGTCAACCCATTTTACGCGCCAGATATTCGACAACCCTCACTAATCCAAAACCCTAGGGCTGGGTGCCAGTCCTCACCGTTCAGCAAAAGGAAATGAAACGAACTAACAGAGTTTTTCTGAACGTGGCAGTGCCACCATTTCTAGGGCTGCTCATATTCAGTTTGTCTCTTACTGCGCTGACTCTCGTAAAAGAACCAAAGAATGTTCTCATCGCCTTTTTGGCCACAGCTGTCTACGGGGCATTTATAGCCTTAACGAAGGGAATTTTAGTCTCCATTGGCTATATGGCACTGATGGAGGTTTGGTATTCTTTCGAAGAGAAGAAAAGGAATAGTTTTCCACGGCTTATGACATATGCCTATTCAGGCTTGCTAGGGCTACTATCCGGATTAGCCCTAACTCATATCTCTCCATTCAGTAACATGGGAGATATTCTTGTATTATCTTTAGGGATCATCACTGGCCTTTTGATGCCATCCATCGTTAAACAAACGAAGGCTGAAATCGAGTAGGTGACGCCGCACGGGACGCCACCTCTCACACCACCTGCCGTGCGGGACCGCAGCCAGACTGATCGACGTGCTACGCAGTCTGTTTTAAGGCGGTTATACGCAGGAACTTTACGTTCCACCATTCTTGCTTGATTTCAATCAAGCCCTCGCTTGCTAACCATTTATCCGTCATCCCTGTTTTGCGCCCGAGATGTAAGGCGACACGCCAGTAGCCTTTGGAGGTTCTAGCGAAGCCTCCTGCATTCTTTGCACTCGTGCCAAGTTTTCGTAGGTTTAGATAACGACGACGG
The nucleotide sequence above comes from Coraliomargarita algicola. Encoded proteins:
- a CDS encoding GIY-YIG nuclease family protein — protein: MFYVYVLQSQLDQGLYIGYTGNLRCRLFEHNTTSKNI
- a CDS encoding IS110 family transposase — its product is MNTAKNTHTIGIDLGDKSHETCTLNAEGEIIERTTLLNNQPELIRFSKANRGATLIMEAGCHSPWISRLFNQRGHEVVVANPRKVRAIYQTDNKNDERDALLLARIGRFDRNLLYGIEHKSEAHQRALKIIEARDALVTARVKLVNHVRGSLKSLGIFLPSGCSTEAFARKATEHLEAADYALVAPVIESIGHLSELIKAEDKHIDTMIAEDYPVAQKLLTIPGVGPITALSFVLIIGSPDRFATARDVGPFLGLVPGRDQSGDVDKPMRITKAGNRMMRRLLVSCAQYTLGHFGPPSALKEAGERKANSGAKIAKKKAVVMTARKLAVMMLALWKDPNSEYEPFPTKSSQQRTIAA
- a CDS encoding DUF805 domain-containing protein, with the translated sequence MIEFFITDYRASRWEFWRFHYKFALFAVIGEFIALSVRNNYLSYAFFIIVGILSIRSIVMQAQRWHDLNKSAWWVFINLIPLLGNIWSLYHLGFICGTKGENEYGDDPRYAPPRLLNPDSRATPQDFWFYAVIPMVILIAISSFPFYLYHVSIVDHEFILKISYLLLFPIAIVTQIRRLHDRDKSGWWILLNLIPLVGPIWLVVELGFLKGTENENPYGEAELDSKGIGIPLAVLIVIGVSLPILYMFGHSSVKMKRIKSARAYVERVMADLDGIAEFELIHVATSIRLNGSIFIRGSIEERYMDKLKSTVYTDKTTPEILWGVEAMDLNGWKRRKQTRELMKQN